Below is a window of Treponema primitia ZAS-1 DNA.
TCCTTATCTCCCTCTTCAATCAGGCCCAACTCGATCCCGAAAGCTTCAACGCAGCGCCCTTCACCACGGTTATCGGACGTCCGGATGAAGCAAGAGCAGCGAGACAGCCGGTGGTACGATTCAAGGTTTGACTTTTTTTCAGGAATTCCGTATTTTGTTATTGAACAGTTATTTGTTGCATTACATCTTAGAGGAGTACAAAAAAATGATGGGAGGACAAAAGGCCCCGCTGGCCTTCACCACGATAAATCTACACGTCGGAACGATACGCATTTACGATTTTGATGGAATACGGCTTCACGCCTATGATACGAAGGATCCCTTTGGTGACGAAAGTTATCTTTTTGAAACCGAACATGAACTCATCGGCCTGGAATCACCCATGTTCCTGAACAATCTGACAGAATATGCGGATTACGTTAATTCCCTGGGCAAGCCCCTGAACCATTTCATTATGGCCTACCATCCCGGAGGGAGCAATGCCTTTATCTACTGCCGGACATACGCAACGGAGACCACCAAAAAATCAATATCCGAAGGCGGTTCCATAAAGACGCTGATCGACAATTTTTCTGCGGCCTTTGGGAATCATCTAAACCCGTATATTCCGGCTATCACAAATATTATTAAAGCTGGCAGGATAACTATCGGCGATATTGAATTTGTCGTAAAGGACACCAAGGAAAGTTTCGATCTTGAAATCCCCGCCATCAACGCAGTTTATACCCACATGGTTGGCAACAGGGTTCATAACATTCTGGAAAGCCCGGAACAAATAGACGCCATGATAGGGCAGATGAATGATTATACAAAGAAAAAGCCCAGCCTTATCCTCACTACCCATGATATCCCCGCAACGGTAGAAGTAGCCGCAGAAAAAGCAACATACCTTAAAACAATAAAGGAACTGGCCTTAAGGTCCAAAGATAAGACTAGCTTCGTCGAACAGGCAAGCGCTACTTTTCCGGAGTACGACGGAAGGGATTATCTCAAGATGAGCGCCGCCGCTTTGTTTTAAAAAAAGGCAGCCAACGTTCCCGCCGACTGCCCATTTCTGTTTCCGTTTTTTCCTAGCTTATTTCCGTAAACGAAACCCGCTGGGCCATTCCGGATGCATCGATATCAAACACCACCACGCCGTTTTTCTTCACGGTTCTGTCGCTGGTAAAACGCTCTCCCTTGTAAATCTGCGCAAGGTACGCGTCTACGTCGTCGGTCTCGATCTCCTGAACATCCACATCCCGCATCTGGTTTCCCGAGCAGGAATTGAAGATCTCTCGGATCATCTCGTACTTCTTCATCCCCGTTTTGCCGGGAAATGCGTCGGCGGCTCTTGAAAATACCGCCGGCCGTATGGTGATGGCGTTTTTTACCAGGTCCACACTTTCCAGCTCGCCCGTAACGCTGATCTCCTGGCCCATAAGGTCCGTGAGGGTTATGGTATCCCCCGCCACCTTGATGACACTGACATATTCACAGAGCTGTTTTCTCGTACCGCCCTCGCCAAGTTCATAGGCCGTGGAAAGACACATCACTTACCATCCTTAATCAGGTCCAGGGCTTTGACCAGTTTTTCAGTTCCCTTTTCAAAGTCCTTCACCGCATCATCAATGACATCAGCGGATTCATGCTGAGCCGCGTGGTAGAGATTGTGCGCCAAGTCACCCAGCTCAGCTGCGTGCTCCCGGTTGTGCTCCAGCATATACTGCAGCAGGGTCTTGAGCTTATTCAGATCACCGCCGTGGCCGTGACTATGTTCATGGCCGTCTCCGTGTTCGTGGGGATGGTCGTGTTCATGCCCATGCTCATCCCCATGGGTATGCGGATGGCTGTGGGTGTGGTCATGATCGTGACAATGCTCGTGGTCGTGGTGATGATCTGACATAAACTATAACTCCAGGTAAGAATCTGCGAACAGGGTTTGGTTCATGATAATGTCCGCGGACTTTATCGCTTCCATGAGCCGGAGATCGCAGGGGTTCACTATCGCTGAGGTAAGACCGTGGCTTATGGCCATGGCAACCATGGTAGAATCCATGATGGGCCGCACCGCCTTGGGCATCATGTTGGAAACATTAGAAAGCCCGCCGGTGGAGTTAAAGCCCTGTTCGGAAAGCCAGCTGATGAACTGCAGGGTCTGGATCTGCTTATCCTGCTGCCCCTTAATAACCAGGAACAGGGGATCAAACCAAAGATCCTCCGCTTCCATCCCCAGTCCAGCGCCGCGTTCCAGCATCTCCAGGCAATACCCCTGGCGCTCTTCGTTGTCCGAGGGAATCCCGGACTTTGCGCAAAGGGCAATGGCGATGGCGTCATTGGCCGCCGCAACATCAATGTAGGAGATCCGGTCTCCGGCGTCAGCGGAGTTAACAAGGGGTTTCCCCTTGGCCCGGTTGTACACCTTAATTCCCGCCTCAATAGCCTTCTTGTTCGCCGTATCAAGGGCGAGGGGCACATTGTCAAAATTTTCCTGGAGGAGCTTTACCCCCCAAGCCATCAGTTCTTCGCCGCCCTTTTCCGCAGGCCCGATGTTCAGGTCCAGGTAGGTGGCTCCGGCGTCCAGCTGTTCCTTGGCGCGCTTAAGAATCGGCGCGGGGTCCTTGGCATCCATGGCCGCCTTAATCGCCGGCGAAATACAATGTATACGCTCACCAATTGCAATAAATTTTCCCATAAGTCCTATACCTCCAATAAAATTTTATTAACCCTTGAAATCCTTGAGCCACTTAACCACCCCAACCGCTTCGTTGGGCCCGACAAGGATCTTCCAGCCGGGCAGGTTTTCTTCAAGCTCACCCTTAAGGACGGCAACCTTGCCGGGGATAAGGAGGTTACGGTTCTTCACCTGACCATCAATACCCGCTTCCTTAAAGAATTTAGAAATAGTACCGGCGGAAAATTTTCCCGCCGCCCAGGAGGTCAATACCGAATATCCCCCCGCGTCCGAGACGATGAGGTTGACAGGCACCCCGCTCCGTTCCAGTTCGCCGTTGATAACGAAGTAGGAGAGGGCAAAGTCCACGGTAATTGCACAGATGGAGTCCGCGTCCGCGCCGTTGACCGGGTAGATCTTCGGTTCCATCTTCATGGGCTTCTGGGGATCCGTGTAGATATTCTGCCTGAGGCCGTACAGGGGCAGCGCCGTGGCGTAGCTCATGTTACTCAGGATGATGATCGAGCCGTATTTCAGGGTGAACACCGAGGCCAGGGCGGTCTCCAG
It encodes the following:
- a CDS encoding CooT family nickel-binding protein yields the protein MCLSTAYELGEGGTRKQLCEYVSVIKVAGDTITLTDLMGQEISVTGELESVDLVKNAITIRPAVFSRAADAFPGKTGMKKYEMIREIFNSCSGNQMRDVDVQEIETDDVDAYLAQIYKGERFTSDRTVKKNGVVVFDIDASGMAQRVSFTEIS
- a CDS encoding cobalt transporter, translating into MSDHHHDHEHCHDHDHTHSHPHTHGDEHGHEHDHPHEHGDGHEHSHGHGGDLNKLKTLLQYMLEHNREHAAELGDLAHNLYHAAQHESADVIDDAVKDFEKGTEKLVKALDLIKDGK
- the acsE gene encoding carbon monoxide dehydrogenase/acetyl-CoA synthase methytransferase subunit, yielding MGKFIAIGERIHCISPAIKAAMDAKDPAPILKRAKEQLDAGATYLDLNIGPAEKGGEELMAWGVKLLQENFDNVPLALDTANKKAIEAGIKVYNRAKGKPLVNSADAGDRISYIDVAAANDAIAIALCAKSGIPSDNEERQGYCLEMLERGAGLGMEAEDLWFDPLFLVIKGQQDKQIQTLQFISWLSEQGFNSTGGLSNVSNMMPKAVRPIMDSTMVAMAISHGLTSAIVNPCDLRLMEAIKSADIIMNQTLFADSYLEL